One genomic segment of Natrononativus amylolyticus includes these proteins:
- a CDS encoding Rieske (2Fe-2S) protein, which produces MSDRYEVCSVRELPPGHSKIIEVKDGRHSIGVFNVNGEFYALANICPHQLAPLCEGTITGEITGDRAGDFELTRDGEVIRCPWHGWKFNIKDGTSVFNPHKLKTRSYKTEVEKVPQCVKSNIEEYGTRLEGDEPPVDSYEVEIEDELIVVYA; this is translated from the coding sequence ATGAGTGATAGATATGAAGTGTGTTCGGTTCGAGAGTTACCTCCCGGGCATTCGAAAATTATTGAGGTAAAGGACGGTAGACACTCTATTGGCGTATTCAATGTCAATGGAGAGTTCTATGCATTAGCAAATATTTGTCCACATCAACTTGCCCCGTTATGTGAAGGAACGATTACGGGTGAGATAACTGGAGACAGAGCGGGTGATTTTGAACTCACTCGTGATGGAGAAGTAATTCGCTGCCCTTGGCATGGATGGAAGTTTAATATTAAAGATGGAACTTCAGTTTTTAACCCACATAAGCTCAAAACTAGGTCATACAAAACTGAAGTAGAAAAAGTTCCGCAGTGCGTTAAGTCAAATATTGAAGAATATGGTACACGCCTTGAAGGTGATGAACCTCCTGTTGACAGTTATGAAGTGGAGATCGAAGATGAACTCATAGTGGTATATGCTTAA
- a CDS encoding amidohydrolase family protein: MANSHAAESTKQRSLLIDCDVHQTWSSEEEITQYLADHFQDRGLTPPGSPGWVNPIASHGLSRRDAVPDDGGPPGSNYDLLEEQLFGDFEVDYAILTGPLTQVKLAVHPNVHYAKAAVEAYNDWLIEEWLDKDDRLLGSIIVAPQSPQHAVDEIERLSSHNQIVQVMLPGADQSPYGHERYWPIYEIAEAKELSIAVHTTTGTYGNAWSASTSAGIPISYPERHMVTPTSIMGNLASVVYEGVFVEYPDLDWVFLEGGLAWLPYFMWKMDKLWKGVKESTPWLNRPPSEYIRENIWFSTQPIAEPENPKHLAYLFEMIHADETVVFSSDYPHWDNDNPRALIRNIDPETRQRIFSENARQIYGL, encoded by the coding sequence ATGGCAAATAGCCACGCAGCTGAAAGTACCAAACAAAGGTCATTACTCATAGACTGTGACGTCCACCAAACTTGGTCGTCTGAAGAAGAGATCACACAATACTTAGCGGACCACTTCCAGGACCGAGGTCTTACTCCGCCGGGTAGCCCCGGTTGGGTAAATCCCATCGCTTCACATGGACTTAGCCGTCGAGATGCTGTTCCAGATGATGGTGGTCCACCAGGATCAAATTATGATCTGCTGGAGGAACAGCTTTTCGGAGATTTCGAAGTTGACTATGCTATTCTCACTGGTCCACTTACGCAAGTCAAACTCGCGGTTCATCCCAATGTCCATTATGCTAAGGCAGCTGTTGAAGCGTATAATGACTGGCTCATTGAGGAGTGGCTTGACAAAGATGATCGTCTTCTTGGGTCGATAATTGTTGCACCACAAAGTCCTCAACACGCTGTTGACGAAATCGAACGATTGAGTTCCCATAACCAGATTGTTCAGGTGATGCTCCCCGGTGCAGATCAGTCGCCTTACGGTCATGAGCGGTACTGGCCAATTTATGAGATTGCTGAGGCCAAAGAACTCTCAATCGCCGTCCACACTACAACAGGGACTTACGGAAATGCATGGTCTGCATCGACTTCTGCAGGGATTCCAATTTCGTATCCTGAACGACATATGGTTACACCAACGTCTATTATGGGTAATCTGGCGAGTGTAGTTTACGAAGGTGTTTTTGTGGAATATCCAGATCTTGATTGGGTTTTCCTTGAAGGAGGTCTTGCCTGGCTTCCGTACTTCATGTGGAAGATGGACAAACTTTGGAAGGGAGTGAAAGAATCAACTCCTTGGCTCAACCGTCCACCAAGTGAATACATCCGAGAAAACATTTGGTTCAGTACACAGCCAATAGCAGAACCCGAGAATCCAAAACATTTAGCATATCTCTTTGAGATGATCCACGCAGACGAAACCGTGGTTTTCTCCAGTGACTATCCGCACTGGGACAACGACAATCCAAGGGCTCTAATTCGGAATATTGATCCAGAAACCCGCCAGCGAATCTTTAGTGAGAACGCCCGTCAAATATATGGTCTCTAA
- a CDS encoding TRAP transporter permease has product MIKYDELSKWIVLTLGVLLTTFTIYHAYSQSLVRVRYVNIFLGIALSLFYADEIKTQVTELNQKPKTRSSLYTYAQIGVCALSIAAIIALTSYVEFNFDRLYIDAPVEGNTYMDHIVGALIILIVIDATRRAYGNILAGAVVLSIVYAFVGPWMPGIFRHSGMAWEQVAGSGAIRLSGVYSFIMGVGATWVAIFIMFAGVAKAYGALDHILDISNEVSKKMKSGIVHSALISSMAMGSITGSAAANTATTGSFTIPMMKEQGIRKDYAAAIESVASAGGQILPPIMGVAAFLMADILGVSYVRIIQAGLLPAVVFYLGIGITIHFLILRHNWTSDKSGSIDYGVFLKGIHFLVPLIVLIYTLIVLRYSPLTAGLYTMVTMIVVALLKSVITKERSVSSVKDTASSTIIGFRDGARDMAPLASILAAMGIIVEMVTQTGLSQKISIHMVSLGGEILILVLILAMITSILFGLGMPTPAAYILVVILAAPGVIRMGVPELSAHMFVFYFAMLSAITPPVAISVAIGARIADTNFLKACKSALHIGAAGFLVPYIYVANSSLIYWSLPMTLYSLIAVIIGLVAFSAAIVGYDGHNSIGYVGRVIFLFLSIGALFAPVSLQIIFAVIILTSLAFLHLKATDQFLSVTRG; this is encoded by the coding sequence ATGATTAAGTATGATGAATTGAGCAAATGGATCGTATTGACTCTCGGAGTACTACTAACGACATTCACTATCTACCATGCGTATAGCCAGTCACTCGTTCGAGTTCGATATGTCAACATATTCCTCGGAATTGCATTATCATTATTTTATGCTGATGAGATAAAAACCCAAGTCACAGAATTAAATCAAAAGCCGAAAACAAGATCTTCTCTATACACATATGCCCAAATTGGCGTCTGTGCGCTTTCTATTGCAGCCATTATTGCGCTAACTTCCTATGTAGAATTTAACTTCGATAGGTTGTATATAGACGCACCGGTTGAAGGTAATACATATATGGATCATATAGTCGGCGCTCTAATTATTTTAATTGTGATTGATGCAACCCGGCGGGCTTATGGTAATATTTTAGCAGGAGCAGTCGTGCTTTCTATTGTTTACGCATTCGTAGGACCATGGATGCCTGGAATATTCCGCCACAGTGGTATGGCATGGGAACAAGTCGCAGGGAGTGGAGCAATCCGTCTGAGTGGTGTGTATAGCTTTATCATGGGTGTCGGCGCAACATGGGTTGCAATTTTCATTATGTTTGCAGGTGTAGCAAAAGCTTATGGGGCACTTGATCATATCCTGGACATTTCTAACGAGGTAAGTAAGAAAATGAAATCTGGGATAGTTCATTCCGCTTTGATCTCCAGTATGGCTATGGGCTCAATAACAGGTAGCGCGGCCGCTAATACAGCTACAACTGGGAGTTTTACTATTCCAATGATGAAGGAACAAGGAATTCGGAAGGATTACGCGGCTGCAATTGAATCAGTCGCTTCCGCAGGTGGGCAGATTCTCCCGCCGATTATGGGAGTGGCTGCTTTTCTTATGGCAGATATTCTCGGTGTCTCCTACGTTCGTATTATTCAAGCTGGCCTTCTCCCAGCAGTGGTTTTCTACCTTGGTATTGGAATCACAATTCATTTCTTAATCTTACGGCATAATTGGACGTCTGATAAGTCCGGCTCGATCGACTATGGGGTATTCTTGAAAGGAATCCACTTTTTAGTTCCATTGATAGTCCTTATATACACCCTTATCGTGCTTCGATATTCCCCCTTGACAGCTGGACTCTATACAATGGTGACAATGATTGTTGTTGCGTTACTCAAATCAGTGATCACCAAAGAGCGATCTGTGTCTTCAGTCAAAGATACTGCATCTTCTACCATCATCGGCTTCCGTGATGGGGCCCGTGATATGGCGCCTCTCGCTAGTATCCTGGCAGCAATGGGAATCATCGTCGAAATGGTCACTCAAACCGGACTCTCGCAGAAAATTAGTATTCATATGGTCTCGTTAGGAGGCGAGATTTTAATCCTGGTCTTAATACTTGCAATGATCACGAGTATTTTATTTGGATTAGGAATGCCTACACCGGCTGCTTACATCCTCGTGGTTATCTTAGCAGCTCCTGGGGTCATTCGAATGGGAGTACCAGAACTTTCGGCGCATATGTTTGTGTTTTATTTTGCTATGCTTTCAGCAATCACTCCACCTGTCGCGATCTCTGTTGCAATTGGAGCGAGAATAGCCGACACAAACTTCCTCAAAGCATGTAAAAGCGCGCTGCACATTGGTGCTGCAGGCTTTCTCGTACCATATATTTATGTAGCAAACAGTAGCTTAATTTATTGGTCCTTACCAATGACTCTATACTCGCTTATTGCCGTTATTATTGGGTTGGTGGCATTCTCAGCGGCAATTGTCGGCTATGATGGACATAACTCGATCGGCTATGTAGGACGAGTCATCTTCTTGTTCCTCTCGATAGGTGCGCTTTTCGCACCTGTATCGCTGCAGATTATATTTGCAGTTATTATTCTTACTAGTCTGGCCTTTTTACATTTGAAAGCAACTGATCAGTTTCTCTCGGTAACTCGTGGCTGA
- a CDS encoding TAXI family TRAP transporter solute-binding subunit, with the protein MRNHTNTNANRRKFLKAAGSTGLLMGVAGCLGDQSDEAPANGNGDDDGDSDSGSDAAPEAGDTELVMTTSTSGSASFAAGQGIAAIINEYSDSLFLDVQTSDGSGENIGKLDRDEADMGYACDWNMVEFDEGEIDLTYTPYQVFHWFHIAWPLVTHHEWESAAEITSDSRVSPAPAGATGTRRPLEIALEHEIGGEYEDVSFGYADQGAAMSEGRLDVGVTPYINFDMEPGYVQELKSTVDLNMLEWTDETASALEEDDRVTTVEFDASWIDGYRFRPENPLVTMTNCKMFVRDDYPYDPIYNFLSTLWDNREELADYHAQLEPYTDDEHWVAFPWAQEIPFHPAAADFYEEVGLWEDDFIRGEEA; encoded by the coding sequence ATGCGGAATCATACCAACACTAATGCAAACCGTCGGAAGTTCCTAAAGGCCGCTGGCAGTACCGGATTGCTCATGGGAGTCGCAGGATGTTTAGGAGATCAATCTGATGAGGCACCAGCGAATGGCAATGGTGACGATGATGGTGATTCTGACTCAGGCTCTGATGCTGCACCAGAGGCTGGTGACACTGAATTAGTGATGACAACTTCAACTTCGGGTTCAGCCTCATTTGCAGCTGGCCAGGGAATTGCTGCAATTATTAACGAGTACTCTGATTCACTGTTCCTTGATGTTCAAACTAGTGATGGATCTGGTGAAAATATCGGGAAACTTGATCGGGATGAGGCAGATATGGGTTATGCCTGTGACTGGAATATGGTTGAATTTGATGAAGGGGAAATAGACCTCACATACACCCCATATCAAGTATTTCACTGGTTCCATATCGCGTGGCCATTAGTAACCCATCACGAGTGGGAATCTGCTGCTGAGATAACATCTGATTCTAGAGTGAGCCCTGCACCTGCTGGTGCTACAGGCACCCGTCGTCCATTGGAAATCGCCCTCGAGCATGAAATTGGTGGCGAATATGAAGACGTCAGTTTTGGCTATGCAGATCAGGGGGCTGCTATGAGCGAAGGTCGGCTTGATGTTGGGGTAACGCCCTATATTAACTTCGATATGGAACCTGGCTATGTCCAAGAACTAAAATCGACAGTAGATCTAAATATGCTGGAGTGGACGGATGAGACAGCTTCCGCGCTTGAAGAAGATGATCGGGTCACAACAGTGGAATTCGATGCTTCTTGGATCGATGGATATCGATTCCGACCTGAGAATCCCTTAGTGACCATGACAAATTGTAAAATGTTTGTGCGTGATGATTACCCCTATGATCCGATTTATAACTTCTTGAGTACTCTCTGGGATAACCGTGAAGAACTCGCTGATTATCATGCCCAATTGGAACCGTATACTGACGATGAACACTGGGTTGCCTTCCCTTGGGCCCAAGAGATTCCGTTCCATCCTGCTGCAGCCGACTTCTATGAGGAAGTTGGTTTGTGGGAGGATGATTTCATCAGAGGTGAGGAGGCATAG
- a CDS encoding IclR family transcriptional regulator has translation MRKENNQEPIKSVVTAFEVLEIMQNCNGLTVSDLSREAELPKSTAYRYLSTLKDCGYVVKSNNSYNLGMRFLDFGEHACSRNPNYELAKRKTRELAQKTKERAHFIIEEHGLATYVFMQMGENAVRTNRRVGQREKLHSTAAGKAIMAAWSDREIEQYLETFSLDPQTPYTITDQDALWAEIKIIREQKFARNNQENLREIRAVATVVRDENDDVLGALSISGPISRVEDTWYEDKLPSIILEAATELEFSIRYP, from the coding sequence ATGAGAAAAGAAAACAATCAAGAACCAATAAAATCGGTGGTAACAGCTTTTGAGGTACTCGAAATAATGCAAAATTGTAATGGACTGACGGTTTCTGATCTTTCAAGAGAAGCAGAGCTACCAAAGAGTACTGCCTACCGTTATCTTTCTACGCTTAAGGATTGTGGTTATGTAGTGAAATCCAATAATTCCTATAATTTGGGGATGCGATTTTTGGATTTTGGTGAGCATGCTTGTTCGCGGAATCCGAACTATGAGTTAGCAAAAAGGAAAACCAGAGAATTAGCTCAAAAAACGAAGGAGAGGGCACACTTTATCATAGAAGAGCATGGACTGGCAACGTATGTTTTTATGCAGATGGGGGAAAATGCTGTTCGCACCAATAGACGTGTTGGTCAGCGAGAAAAACTTCATTCAACAGCTGCTGGGAAGGCGATTATGGCTGCGTGGTCTGATAGGGAGATCGAGCAATATCTCGAAACATTTAGTTTAGATCCTCAAACCCCCTACACAATCACAGACCAAGATGCACTTTGGGCAGAAATTAAGATCATTCGGGAGCAAAAATTCGCGAGGAACAACCAAGAAAATCTGAGAGAGATCCGGGCTGTAGCAACAGTGGTAAGGGATGAAAATGATGATGTGCTTGGTGCATTAAGTATATCTGGACCAATTTCCCGAGTCGAAGATACCTGGTATGAGGATAAACTCCCTAGTATTATTTTAGAAGCTGCTACCGAGCTAGAATTCAGCATTCGTTATCCATAA
- a CDS encoding LamG domain-containing protein — protein sequence MRIEGQYAITLVRDGVKTGAVDPTEADEEDTLGYEIQEIEAITDISPQRVHSGVSDWQVQVPVDRDLEDWAWSTAYITRDEQIVYVGTLKAPDTNPNDATSTLTGPDSAGDLERGYVEFVAENTTEWRAIRACWHKAAPSWDITVVRPAQGRPIDRAEYDGSPLEVLQDIHEDLGFRFIVDRKRPRKATSFRRKQAVRPQTWQTVNSTTSRDVYDYANSAIVRGARDGNGDRYEGEYIDENEVARLMAEYGFTEEEATVVYPDKDASLVSDRQCETKARSLVEERIDEEERDLEIETFPVFVDPGPAYIIEDTGIDNERRVGPYSLFFDGDDSSYVELPAATWDGLTDSGSLTVWVRPGVRAETDWEFRPIGTDSSRVVVSDAERIEWVLGSTSDTATVASFPDGDAPDDWAFVHVDWLYDADSDETVIRAGHGAENRTITDEDTFEGRLGTPTDVWWLGRQSTDRFRGYIDDPALSRRLEPTHYRALERGGEIPARYRRHRWTLSEGPYRNGSTIWDHVGGQHGTNHGAEPAGNPKLLEGSDFSVSQGTADGHLEFETIVTAATERERLRREQRRIKRGL from the coding sequence ATGCGCATCGAAGGGCAGTATGCGATCACCTTAGTTCGCGATGGCGTCAAGACTGGTGCCGTCGATCCAACCGAAGCTGACGAAGAGGACACCCTCGGCTATGAGATCCAGGAGATCGAGGCGATCACCGATATTTCGCCCCAACGCGTTCACTCGGGGGTGAGCGACTGGCAAGTCCAAGTCCCAGTTGATCGTGACCTCGAGGACTGGGCGTGGTCGACAGCCTACATTACACGCGACGAGCAAATCGTATACGTCGGGACCCTCAAAGCGCCAGATACGAATCCGAATGACGCAACATCGACGCTGACCGGGCCAGATTCCGCTGGCGACCTCGAGCGCGGCTACGTTGAGTTCGTGGCCGAGAATACGACCGAGTGGCGAGCGATCCGTGCTTGCTGGCACAAGGCCGCTCCCTCGTGGGACATCACGGTCGTCCGGCCAGCTCAGGGTCGGCCGATCGACCGCGCCGAGTACGACGGCTCGCCTCTCGAGGTCCTACAGGATATCCACGAGGATCTCGGTTTCCGGTTTATCGTCGACCGTAAGCGCCCGCGGAAGGCAACATCGTTCCGCCGCAAGCAGGCAGTTCGTCCACAAACCTGGCAAACGGTGAATTCGACCACTTCGCGGGACGTCTACGACTATGCCAACAGCGCGATAGTTCGTGGTGCTCGCGACGGCAACGGCGATCGCTACGAGGGCGAGTACATCGACGAGAACGAGGTCGCCCGGCTCATGGCTGAGTATGGGTTCACCGAAGAAGAGGCAACGGTCGTTTACCCCGACAAAGATGCCTCACTCGTGTCTGACCGACAGTGCGAGACCAAAGCGCGGTCGCTCGTCGAGGAGCGCATCGACGAGGAGGAACGCGATCTCGAGATCGAGACGTTCCCCGTGTTCGTCGACCCTGGCCCGGCATACATAATCGAGGATACGGGGATCGATAACGAGCGCCGTGTCGGCCCCTACAGTCTGTTCTTCGACGGTGATGATAGCAGCTACGTCGAGCTCCCAGCGGCGACCTGGGATGGGCTCACGGATTCCGGGTCACTTACGGTATGGGTTCGCCCCGGTGTACGCGCCGAGACGGACTGGGAGTTCCGCCCAATTGGGACGGACTCGAGCCGAGTCGTCGTCAGCGACGCCGAACGCATCGAGTGGGTACTCGGGTCGACCAGTGACACAGCCACGGTTGCGTCGTTTCCTGACGGGGACGCACCTGATGATTGGGCGTTTGTCCACGTCGATTGGCTGTACGACGCCGACAGCGACGAGACGGTGATCCGCGCTGGTCATGGCGCCGAAAACCGCACAATCACCGATGAGGACACGTTCGAGGGCCGGTTGGGAACACCGACCGATGTCTGGTGGCTAGGTCGACAATCAACCGACAGGTTCCGTGGCTACATTGACGACCCAGCGCTGTCACGACGTCTTGAGCCCACCCACTACCGGGCACTCGAGCGCGGTGGAGAGATCCCGGCTCGCTACCGCCGACACCGCTGGACGCTCAGCGAGGGACCATACCGGAACGGGTCGACGATCTGGGATCATGTCGGCGGACAGCACGGAACGAACCATGGCGCCGAGCCAGCTGGGAATCCAAAGCTCCTCGAGGGGTCAGATTTCTCGGTCTCGCAGGGAACCGCGGATGGTCACCTCGAATTTGAGACGATTGTAACGGCAGCGACCGAACGCGAACGTCTCCGTCGCGAGCAGCGCCGGATCAAACGAGGTCTGTAA
- a CDS encoding phage tail tape measure protein has translation MAFDVLRGIFAADASEYTSEIDDAAGATGDFEDSVDNTAGSLFDLDPAGAAAGGAIAAIGGAIENTTQNTQDMREFLGRTAQSMGLTSGEANSLARSISSADYPLEDVTATMDSAARQGVETAEDMQRVAGAADNIADATGTTAEAITDSVGPALSAFGDGLEDIEDHQDTFTYVNRNTTQSVEDFGGMINRSSDEIQELGLDLDETAAIMAALEDEGYQGRQAIQKFREATNEADGDQEAFMETLGLSDENLEKHSEGLENAEGMTDQYADAANESVTTTDRMRQRFEEAQLALGGMLGPVDALGPALMGLGGTLMTISTINMATVIPSFTATATTIAPVAAPLLAVAAAAGVLYYAFDNDIGSIRTITETAFGRAREVVEPFASVLRDDVAETVESVGGRIDTVTTRIGNDWEELEPRVMPVLSAIGGALELVFVQGVDNAVTVLRAGLAIVRGDFDDLEEIVMGWRDRTVGRMERAGGDAITALSSGIQSVIGRPRERIEEGMARVRHLLPGSDADEGPLSDLTSAGESLPMTFAAGIFNRITYPHQRAFEMITDVASLLPFDDGANRGPLTNPASAGSDFVTALSGGISSLAEDPIDTVFEIVSKIGDWLPFGDGAVTGPLTAPADAGTGLISSITSGIDLLAEDPVDRATGIVTDIGDRLPFGDGAVTGPLTSPTDAGTDLVSSFTGGIDLLSDDPVGSIRGIADDISDRLPPGAIGPLSGSNLRSAGEAVSSSLASGISSGASEARDAASSLASSVRSHLPGSDADEGPLSDLSTAGEALPETFVDSAESKTGRVAQMSDRLAEAATITPRAENSGAGSGGGQSVSFEGAELEIKTPTTGDSDLDQLLSLLIDLLFEHGLVAELNNVEKRSTRHRSASLRQ, from the coding sequence ATGGCATTTGACGTCCTCCGTGGCATTTTTGCAGCAGATGCCTCTGAATACACGTCTGAGATAGACGACGCCGCGGGGGCGACCGGCGACTTCGAGGATAGTGTCGACAACACCGCCGGGTCGCTGTTTGATCTCGATCCCGCTGGTGCTGCTGCGGGTGGCGCGATCGCTGCCATTGGTGGTGCGATCGAGAACACCACCCAGAATACTCAGGATATGCGTGAGTTCCTCGGCCGGACAGCGCAGTCAATGGGCCTGACATCGGGTGAGGCAAATTCGTTAGCGCGGTCGATTAGCTCAGCAGACTACCCCCTCGAGGACGTCACCGCTACGATGGACTCGGCCGCCCGCCAGGGTGTCGAAACCGCCGAGGACATGCAGCGGGTCGCCGGTGCCGCTGACAATATCGCTGACGCAACCGGCACGACCGCGGAGGCGATCACGGATAGCGTCGGACCAGCACTGAGCGCGTTCGGTGACGGCCTCGAGGACATCGAGGACCATCAGGACACGTTCACCTACGTCAACCGGAATACGACGCAATCGGTCGAGGACTTCGGCGGGATGATCAACCGGTCGTCCGACGAAATTCAGGAACTCGGACTCGACCTCGACGAGACGGCGGCAATCATGGCTGCCCTTGAGGACGAAGGGTACCAGGGCCGCCAGGCGATCCAGAAGTTCCGCGAGGCGACCAACGAGGCCGATGGCGACCAGGAGGCGTTCATGGAGACGCTGGGGCTCTCCGATGAAAACCTCGAGAAACACTCCGAAGGTCTCGAGAACGCCGAAGGTATGACCGATCAGTACGCGGACGCCGCCAACGAGTCGGTCACGACGACCGATCGGATGCGCCAGCGTTTCGAGGAGGCCCAGCTGGCACTCGGTGGGATGCTCGGCCCCGTTGACGCACTCGGGCCCGCGCTAATGGGGCTCGGCGGGACGCTGATGACCATCTCGACGATCAACATGGCGACGGTCATCCCAAGTTTCACCGCCACCGCCACCACGATCGCGCCAGTCGCTGCCCCGCTGCTGGCTGTCGCTGCTGCGGCGGGCGTGCTGTATTACGCCTTCGATAACGATATCGGCAGCATTCGGACGATCACCGAGACCGCCTTTGGTCGGGCTCGCGAAGTCGTTGAACCGTTCGCAAGCGTCCTTCGCGACGATGTCGCAGAGACGGTCGAGTCCGTCGGCGGTCGCATCGACACCGTCACGACGAGGATAGGCAACGATTGGGAAGAACTCGAGCCACGGGTCATGCCCGTGCTCAGCGCAATCGGCGGCGCTCTCGAGTTGGTGTTCGTCCAGGGTGTCGACAACGCGGTCACTGTGCTGCGAGCAGGTCTCGCGATCGTCCGGGGCGATTTCGATGATCTCGAGGAGATCGTGATGGGCTGGCGTGACCGGACGGTCGGGCGGATGGAGCGTGCCGGTGGCGATGCGATCACTGCGCTCTCGTCGGGCATCCAGTCCGTGATTGGCCGGCCTCGCGAACGGATCGAGGAGGGGATGGCTCGAGTGCGCCACCTGCTCCCTGGCTCAGATGCCGACGAGGGGCCGCTATCTGATCTCACCTCTGCTGGTGAGTCGCTGCCGATGACGTTCGCGGCGGGAATCTTCAACAGGATCACCTATCCCCATCAGCGGGCGTTCGAGATGATCACGGATGTCGCATCGCTGCTCCCGTTTGACGACGGAGCAAACCGCGGACCGCTCACCAATCCTGCGTCCGCTGGTTCTGATTTTGTAACCGCGCTCAGTGGCGGCATCTCGTCGCTTGCTGAGGATCCAATCGATACCGTGTTCGAGATTGTCAGTAAGATCGGTGACTGGCTTCCGTTCGGCGATGGCGCGGTCACCGGTCCGCTCACAGCACCGGCGGATGCTGGGACAGGTCTTATCTCCTCAATTACAAGTGGTATCGACTTGCTCGCCGAGGACCCGGTCGACAGGGCGACTGGTATCGTCACGGACATCGGCGACCGGCTCCCGTTCGGTGACGGCGCCGTGACTGGACCACTCACCTCTCCAACGGATGCGGGGACCGATCTCGTATCCTCGTTCACTGGTGGGATTGACTTGCTCTCGGACGATCCGGTCGGCTCCATCCGGGGTATCGCTGACGACATCAGCGACCGATTGCCGCCAGGAGCGATCGGTCCGCTCTCAGGGTCGAACCTGCGATCGGCAGGCGAGGCAGTCTCTTCGTCACTGGCTTCAGGGATCTCATCGGGCGCCAGCGAAGCGCGTGACGCTGCCAGTAGCCTGGCGTCCAGCGTACGGAGCCACCTCCCTGGGTCCGACGCCGACGAGGGGCCGTTGAGCGATCTGAGCACTGCCGGCGAAGCACTCCCGGAGACGTTCGTCGATTCGGCGGAGTCGAAGACCGGCCGGGTCGCGCAGATGAGCGATCGACTCGCAGAGGCGGCCACGATTACGCCCCGCGCTGAGAACTCTGGCGCTGGCAGCGGTGGGGGCCAGTCGGTCAGCTTCGAGGGCGCCGAGCTCGAGATCAAGACACCAACCACCGGCGACTCGGATCTCGACCAGCTGCTCTCATTACTCATCGACTTACTGTTCGAACACGGCCTGGTCGCGGAACTAAACAACGTCGAGAAGCGGAGTACTCGCCACCGAAGCGCGAGCCTAAGACAATAA
- a CDS encoding HK97 gp10 family phage protein, which translates to MIDADVHFDGHEPSDIIAMFEEFDAVIESELEDAATNIGARFQGAIQRNIEENDQWDTGRMHSSIGFEVEELGTKVIRVVAGTNVFYAEFQEDLYPFLEPAFEEEGDWAMQRYEQAIRNASAEVFGQ; encoded by the coding sequence TTGATCGACGCCGACGTCCACTTCGATGGCCACGAACCGAGCGACATTATCGCGATGTTCGAGGAGTTCGACGCCGTGATCGAAAGCGAACTCGAGGACGCAGCAACGAACATCGGCGCCCGGTTCCAGGGTGCGATCCAGCGCAACATTGAGGAGAATGACCAGTGGGACACCGGCCGCATGCACTCCTCGATCGGCTTCGAAGTCGAGGAACTGGGCACGAAGGTGATCCGTGTCGTTGCCGGGACGAATGTGTTCTATGCTGAGTTCCAAGAGGACCTCTATCCGTTCCTCGAGCCGGCCTTCGAGGAAGAGGGCGACTGGGCGATGCAGCGTTATGAACAGGCAATCCGAAACGCCAGCGCCGAGGTGTTCGGACAGTGA